A stretch of DNA from Sphingomonas ginkgonis:
CTCTTTCTCCGTTACGCGATGGCGCCGCTCGGACGCCGTTTCGTCTGGGGTGTCGCGATCGTCGCTGCCGGAGAACCAGCCGGCAACGGTCGCGAACAGGGGTTTGCGGGCGAGGAACAGGGCCGCCGCGGCGGCCACGCCGGCGGCCATTCCGGGCCGCTGCCTGACTGCCGTGACCGTCTGGTCCGCGACCTCGATCGACTTGTTCTTGGCACCCTGGATGGCATCCGAGGTGACTTTCTGGGGCGACAGCCGAGCCTTGAGCT
This window harbors:
- a CDS encoding DUF3618 domain-containing protein, translating into MTTDVKIARARGEAEAARAKLMGTVDELKARLSPQKVTSDAIQGAKNKSIEVADQTVTAVRQRPGMAAGVAAAAALFLARKPLFATVAGWFSGSDDRDTPDETASERRHRVTEKE